From Magnolia sinica isolate HGM2019 chromosome 13, MsV1, whole genome shotgun sequence, one genomic window encodes:
- the LOC131223538 gene encoding agmatine coumaroyltransferase-2-like — MKVRRQSSRIVKPCYEGNPPPTTRHIRLSVFDTVTFNTHIAVIYVFKPPMTPNAAVEQGLRTVLAEYREWAGRLGRDDEGHRVILLNDEGVRFIEATVDCTLEEVMPFKPSSTLLSLHPSLNGVEELVQVQLTRFTCGSMVLGFTAHHLVADGQSTSNFLIAWGRAARGLNIDPLPLHDRAIFTPRDPPVFEFEHRGVEFMTKRPNDKLQLPIFEPLLEGGKDENVIVHKAHFTREFLSNLKVKASSAHDKPYTYSTFESLLAHLWRTITKARGLNDYEMTEVRISVNGRSRLIPRVSNEYFGNLVLWAFPRAGVRELLQEPLHHAAKLIHDSVTKVNDSYFKSFIDFASSKEEEMKDLVPTANMSKSVLSPNMEVDSWLRFPFYELDFGGGSPFLFMPSYFPVEGMLFLLPSFIGDGSIDAIVPLFEHNLDSFKKSCYSLD, encoded by the exons ATGAAGGTGCGTAGGCAAAGCTCGAGGATTGTAAAGCCATGTTACGAAGGAAATCCTCCACCGACTACTAGGCACATTCGTCTCAGTGTCTTCGATACTGTAACATTTAACACCCATATCGCTGTTATCTATGTGTTCAAGCCTCCGATGACACCCAATGCAGCGGTTGAGCAAGGTCTTCGTACGGTGCTGGCGGAGTATAGAGAATGGGCGGGGAG GTTGGGTAGAGATGACGAAGGCCACCGTGTCATTTTACTCAACGATGAAGGTGTAAGGTTCATTGAGGCAACGGTTGATTGCACTCTTGAAGAGGTCATGCCGTTTAAGCCATCTTCGACATTGTTGAGCCTTCATCCAAGCCTAAATGGAGTGGAAGAATTGGTGCAAGTTCAGCTCACAAGGTTCACTTGTGGGTCTATGGTGTTGGGGTTCACGGCCCACCACCTTGTGGCTGATGGACAGTCAACTAGCAATTTCTTGATCGCATGGGGCCGCGCAGCTCGAGGCCTGAATATAGACCCACTTCCACTGCATGATCGTGCTATCTTCACACCTCGAGATCCACCCGTGTTTGAATTTGAGCATAGAGGGGTGGAATTCATGACCAAAAGACCCAATGACAAGCTTCAGCTTCCCATCTTTGAACCTTTGTTAGAAGGTGGCAAGGACGAGAATGTTATCGTGCATAAGGCTCACTTTACGCGGGAGTTTCTGTCCAATCTCAAGGTGAAGGCTTCTTCAGCACACGACAAGCCATACACATACAGCACCTTCGAGAGCCTGCTTGCTCACCTGTGGAGAACGATAACAAAGGCCCGTGGGTTGAATGATTATGAAATGACTGAGGTGAGGATTTCAGTGAATGGGCGGTCGAGATTGATCCCCCGTGTGTCCAACGAGTACTTTGGGAATCTGGTGCTATGGGCGTTCCCACGAGCTGGGGTGAGAGAGCTCTTGCAAGAGCCATTGCACCATGCTGCCAAGCTCATACATGATTCGGTAACAAAGGTTAATGACAGCTATTTCAAGTCGTTCATCGACTTTGCAAGCTCGAAAGAGGAGGAGATGAAAGATCTTGTGCCCACAGCCAACATGAGCAAGTCAGTTCTGAGTCCCAACATGGAGGTTGATAGTTGGCTGAGGTTTCCATTCTATGAACTTGATTTTGGAGGGGGAAGTCCTTTCCTTTTCATGCCTTCTTACTTCCCTGTGGAGGGAATGCTGTTTCTCCTCCCTTCCTTTATAGGAGATGGGAGCATAGATGCCATTGTGCCCTTGTTCGAGCACAACTTGGACAGCTTCAAGAAGTCTTGCTACTCTCTGGACTAG